A genomic segment from Acyrthosiphon pisum isolate AL4f chromosome A3, pea_aphid_22Mar2018_4r6ur, whole genome shotgun sequence encodes:
- the LOC100165754 gene encoding UDP-N-acetylglucosamine--dolichyl-phosphate N-acetylglucosaminephosphotransferase: MLQNDTALFPHSEFVEMLAALLSICCMLLLGFADDVLNLRWRHKLLLPTIASLPLLVVYYINFNSTTIIVPKPLRDIFGVSVNLGLLYYVYMGMLAVFCTNAINILAGINGLETGQSLIIAISILIFNLIELSGDCGQAHLFSLHFIIPFISVTFALLKYNWYPSEVFVGDTYCYFAGMTFAVVGILGHFSKTMLLFFLPQIFNFLYSIPQLFHFINCPRHRIPRLDKYGTLSPSYAECNNNNISPIGKMCLKVFSIFNIIHIEEKPDEIIKCNNLTLINLCLLKMGPTNEKTLTITLLIVQFVCSLFAFIIRYPLASLFYDV; the protein is encoded by the exons ATGTTACAAAATGATACAGCTCTATTTCCACACAGTGAA tttgtagAAATGCTAGCTGCTTTGTTGTCAATTTGCTGTATGCTTCTATTGGGATTTGCAGATGATGTTCTGAACTTACGATGGCGACATAAACTATTATTACCAACTATTGCTTCTTTACCTTTACTTGttgtttattacataaatttcaACTCTACTACAATCATTGTACCTAAACCTCTCAGAGATATTTTTGGAGTATCTGTGAACTTAG GTTTACTCTACTATGTATACATGGGTATGCTAGCTGTATTTTGTACAAatgctattaatatattagcCGGAATAAATGGTTTGGAAACTGGACAGAGTCTCATTATTGcaatatctattttaatttttaatttaattgaactaTCTGGGGATTGTGGTCAAgcacatttattttcattgcaTTTTATAATACCGTTTATATCTGTTACGTTTgccttattaaaatataattg GTATCCTTCTGAGGTGTTTGTTGGTGATACTTATTGTTATTTCGCTGGTATGACTTTTGCAGTAGTTGGGATTCTTGGTCATTTTAGCAAAACTATGTTATTGTTTTTCCTACcacaaatattcaattttttgtacTCGATTCCCCAGTTATTCCATTTCATAAACTGTCCAAGACATCGTATTCCAAG ATTGGACAAATATGGAACACTATCACCAAGTTATGCtgagtgcaataataataatatttcacccATTGGAAAAATGTGTTTgaaagtattttcaatttttaatattattcatattgaaGAGAAACctgatgaaattattaaatgtaataatctaacacttattaatttatgtctACTTAAAATGGGACCAACTAATGAGAAAACATTGACTATAACATTGTTAATCGTTCAA tttgtttGCAGTttatttgcatttattatacGGTACCCATTAGcatcattattttatgatgtgtaa
- the LOC100158884 gene encoding phosphoserine phosphatase-like isoform X2, with amino-acid sequence MTDTIKDLWREADAVCFDVDSTVIQEEAIDEVAKFCNKGSEVQKLTSSAMSGKMDFREALSARLQIIKPSLQQIRNFIKDRPFNLTPGIKELVGLLQQKKIPVYLISGGFRGLIGPIAIELSIPLQHIHANKLKFFLNGDYAGFDEKEPTSKNGGKAEVIQMLKEKYGYTKLFMIGDGITDLEASPPADAFIGFGGNVVREEVKSKSKWYIESFQELIDTLQ; translated from the exons ATGACTGATACAATAAAAGATCTTTGGCGCGAAGCAGATGCAGTTTGTTTCGACGTGGATTCTACAGTTATTCAAGAGGAAGCAATTGATGAAGTTGCTAAATTTTGCAATAAAGGATCGgaagttcaaaaatt GACAAGCAGTGCAATGTCAGGTAAGATGGACTTTAGAGAAGCCCTCTCAGCTCGACTTCAGATAATCAAACCATCGCTGCAACAAATTCGAAATTTCATCAAAGACCGTCCGTTCAATTTGACCCCAGGCATTAA GGAACTTGTTGGATTATTGCAACAGAAGAAAATTCCCGTGTACTTGATATCTGGCGGATTCCGTGGCCTCATCGGACCAATAGCTATCGAACTAAGCATTCCACTACAACATATTCACGccaataaattaaagttttttttaaacg gAGACTATGCAGGATTTGACGAAAAAGAACCAACATCAAAGAATGGTGGTAAAGCTGAAGTCATACAaatgttaaaagaaaaatacggttatacaaaattgtttatgattGGCGATGGAATTACTGATTTAGAAGCATCTCCACCAGCTGACGCATTCATTG ggTTTGGCGGCAATGTTGTTCGAGAAGAAGTAAAGTCGAAGTCAAAATGGTACATTGAAAGTTTTCAAGAGCTTATCGATACTCTCCAGTGA
- the LOC100158884 gene encoding phosphoserine phosphatase-like isoform X1 encodes MILSKSIRTCACSIFYFCMNFVRRPPRRIMTDTIKDLWREADAVCFDVDSTVIQEEAIDEVAKFCNKGSEVQKLTSSAMSGKMDFREALSARLQIIKPSLQQIRNFIKDRPFNLTPGIKELVGLLQQKKIPVYLISGGFRGLIGPIAIELSIPLQHIHANKLKFFLNGDYAGFDEKEPTSKNGGKAEVIQMLKEKYGYTKLFMIGDGITDLEASPPADAFIGFGGNVVREEVKSKSKWYIESFQELIDTLQ; translated from the exons atgatattaagcAAAAGTATACGTACGTGtgcttgttcaattttttatttttgcatgaATTTTGTGAGAAGACCGCCGAGAC gcatCATGACTGATACAATAAAAGATCTTTGGCGCGAAGCAGATGCAGTTTGTTTCGACGTGGATTCTACAGTTATTCAAGAGGAAGCAATTGATGAAGTTGCTAAATTTTGCAATAAAGGATCGgaagttcaaaaatt GACAAGCAGTGCAATGTCAGGTAAGATGGACTTTAGAGAAGCCCTCTCAGCTCGACTTCAGATAATCAAACCATCGCTGCAACAAATTCGAAATTTCATCAAAGACCGTCCGTTCAATTTGACCCCAGGCATTAA GGAACTTGTTGGATTATTGCAACAGAAGAAAATTCCCGTGTACTTGATATCTGGCGGATTCCGTGGCCTCATCGGACCAATAGCTATCGAACTAAGCATTCCACTACAACATATTCACGccaataaattaaagttttttttaaacg gAGACTATGCAGGATTTGACGAAAAAGAACCAACATCAAAGAATGGTGGTAAAGCTGAAGTCATACAaatgttaaaagaaaaatacggttatacaaaattgtttatgattGGCGATGGAATTACTGATTTAGAAGCATCTCCACCAGCTGACGCATTCATTG ggTTTGGCGGCAATGTTGTTCGAGAAGAAGTAAAGTCGAAGTCAAAATGGTACATTGAAAGTTTTCAAGAGCTTATCGATACTCTCCAGTGA
- the LOC100161653 gene encoding sodium- and chloride-dependent GABA transporter 1, whose product MLDVEEKCSKLNTTYEQPTSPQSPQREQREEWGNKLDFLFSCISVSVGLGNVWRFPYLCYKHGGGAFLVTYFVAMVFCGIPIFFQEVAIGQYLGSGGMTLVGKLCPILSGTGYATMTIVFLLDVYYCVIVAWTFFYLASCFISFPTLPWESCNNWWNTDNCLKPNSVNMTHEYFNTNTIKRMFNTSLTLNRNIDSWNQMYFNKTYVLQDNVFKNDGQLTAFCHTIKSLSYADVPLNFTDIDTNSSSVLHPEQGVDFLNQLRNCFNVTTVTPAEEYWERRVLMLTSGIENIGGMQWELLCLLGLSWILIYIILGKGLSQSGKIVWFIAMFPYLIMGALLIRAVTLEGAGEGIRYLVTPRWESLMNSDTWIEGTTQIFFGYSVGVGTLPALGSFNRFHHNCYRDAVLTCVINTLTSIIPSVITFSILGFIAASQGATVSDVVESGPGLVFITYPQVVLQLPGARIWAVVFFVMLAMIGIDSEFCNVESFITGLTDKWPKYLHSKRKTFTLLVCVGMFVLSSSMVTNGGMYIFQLMDTYSASGISLLWVCFFQTIAISWFFGADRFRECVNQMLGFRPNLFWYICWVYLSPLVMITVFIFFIIKYEPVKYGNHYTYPWWGEGLGITISLISMVWIPLYAIYYLMTESGTLKQKLQRGLTPIPEVKCRITIKKETKNIIDKRINNIQLMECSALVYCDNNDSKNI is encoded by the exons ATGTTAGACGTAGAAGAAAAATGTAGTAAACTGAACACAACATATGAACAGCCAACATCACCACAGTCACCTCAGAGGGAACAGAGAGAGGAATGGGGTAACAAACTTGACTTTTTGTTCTCATGTATTAGCGTATCTGTTGGCTTGGGAAACGTGTGGAGATTTCCATACTTATGCTACAAACATGGCGGAG gagCATTTTTGGTGACTTACTTTGTAGCCATGGTATTTTGTGGAATAccgattttttttcaagaagTGGCCATCGGACAGTATTTGGGTTCTGGTGGGATGACGTTGGTTGGAAAGCTATGTCCAATACTTTCcg gCACTGGTTATGCAACGATGACTATAGTTTTCTTGCTGGATGTGTACTATTGCGTTATTGTTGcatggacatttttttatttggcaaGTTGCTTCATATCATTTCCGACTTTACCGTGGGAAAGTTGTA ACAATTGGTGGAACACAGACAACTGTTTGAAGCCAAATAGTGTTAATATGACTCACGAGTACTTTAATACGAATACAATAAAACGTATGTTTAATACATCGTTGACGCTCAATCGAAATATAGACTCGTGGAAccaaatgtatttcaataaaacatatGTACTACAagataatgttttcaaaaacgaTGGTCAGCTTACGGCATTCTGTCACACTATTAAGTCGTTATCGTATGCTGATGTTCCGTTGAACTTCACTGACATAGATACAAACAGTTCGTCTGTCCTTCATCCAGAACAAGGTGTCGACTTTTTGAACCAACTTCGAAATTGTTTTAATGTGACTACTGTGACACCGGCTGAAGAGTATTGGGA GAGAAGAGTGCTCATGCTGACAAgtggtattgaaaatattggagGAATGCAATGGGAACTATTGTGCTTATTAGGACTATCGTGGATCTTAATTTATATCATCTTGGGCAAAGGTCTCAGCCAGAGTGGAAag atAGTGTGGTTCATAGCAATGTTTCCATACTTAATAATGGGAGCATTACTGATTAGAGCAGTAACGCTGGAAGGAGCTGGTGAAGGTATCAGGTATCTAGTCACTCCGAGATGGGAGAGTCTCATGAATTCAGACACTTGGATAGAAGGAACAACACAAATTTTCTTTGGCTATAGTGTCGGTGTAGGCACTTTACCAGCTCTAGGATCATTCAACCGATTTCATCACAATTGTTATAG ggaTGCAGTTTTAACTTGTGTTATTAACACGCTCACGTCTATCATACCCAGTGTAATTACATTCAGTATATTAGGTTTTATTGCTGCTTCCCAGGGAGCTACGGTTAGCGATGTCGTGGAGAGTGGGCCGGGTTTGGTATTTATAACTTATCCGCAAGTGGTGCTTCAGTTACCTGGGGCGAGGATATGGGCAGTCGTATTCTTCGTCATGCTTGCT ATGATTGGTATTGATAGTGAATTCTGCAATGTCGAATCGTTTATAACTGGACTGACGGATAAGTGGCCTAAGTACTTACACTCTAAACGAAAAACTTTCACATTGTTGGTGTGTGTAGGTATGTTTGTGTTGAGTTCGTCCATGGTGACTAAC GGTGGaatgtatatatttcaattaatggATACATATTCGGCATCGGGAATATCGTTGCTTTGGGTGTGTTTCTTTCAGACCATAGCCATTTCATGGTTTTTCGGAGCTGATAGATTTCGCGAATGCGTCAATCAGATGCTCggttttcgtccaaatttgttcTGGTACATCTGTTGGGTGTATCTTTCACCTCTCGTTATGATC acggtatttatatttttcatcatcaAGTACGAACCGGTGAAGTATGGGAACCATTATACGTATCCATGGTGGGGCGAAGGATTAGGAATAACAATATCGTTGATTTCCATGGTCTGGATACCACTATATgctatatactatttaatgacGGAATCAGGGACtttaaaacaa aagcTCCAACGAGGTTTAACGCCTATCCCAGAAGTCAAATGCAGAATTACgataaaaaaagaaactaaaaacatcattgataaaagaatcaataatatacaattaatggaaTGCAGTGCGTTGGTATACTGTGAcaataatgatagtaaaaacatatga
- the LOC100162967 gene encoding actin-like protein 6B — MNSGMLYGGDEIGALVFDLGSQSFRIGYAQEDTPKAEIPAVVGVSSDGTADTSMLEPGAKQSNRINENTKHFIDVNSLCVPRKGMEVVSYMKDGMIDDWDLFEKILDYSYSKCLQTESQYHPVLFTESPLNIRSKREKLVELMFEKYNVPATFLGKNAVLAAFSCGRSTGIVVDSGATHTSAIPVHDGYVIPSAIVKSPLGGDFISMQCRQFLKDNEIEVVPHYMVAQKEQVKEKDKPVWTKKHTLPEVTTSWHNYMCKAVIQDLKHSILQVSEGPYDERIISALPTSHFEFPNGYNQEFGNERFKIPEALFDPSASMGGSMLGVSHIVTTSVGMCDVDVRPALYNNVIVTGGNSFLQGFPERLNRDLSARIPASMRLKLIAPNGSTERRFGAWIGGSILASIGTFQQMWISHQEFKEGGKSQIDRKCP, encoded by the exons atgaatagCGGCATGCTATATGGTGGAGACGAAATTGGGGCTTTGGTGTTCGACTTGGGGTCGCAATCATTTCGAATCGGTTATGCCCAAGAAGACACACCAAAAGCAGAAATACCAGCAGTGGTCGGTGTCTCGAGCGATGGTACAGCGGACACTAGTATGTTAGAACCTGGTGCTAAACAAAGCAATCGCATCAACGAAAACACCAAACATTTCATCGACGTTAACTCATTGTGTGTCCCTCGGAAAG gtATGGAAGTTGTAAGCTATATGAAAGACGGCATGATCGACGATTGGGATTTGTTTGAGAAAATATTGGATTACTCTTACTCAAAATGCTTACAAACAGAATCACAGTATCATCCGGTATTATTTACCGAGTCACCATTGAATATCAGATCTAAAAGAGAGAAATTGGTAGAATTAATGTTTGAAAAGTATAATGTACCGGCCACTTTTCTGGGAAAAAATGCTGTATTAGCTGCATTTTCTTGTGGTCGTTCGACCGGTATTGTGGTAGACAGTGGAGCAACACATACTTCAGCCATCCCTGTACATGATGGTTATGTTATACCTAGTGCTATTGTCAAATCGCCTTTAGGTGGAGACTTCATTAGTATGCAATGTAGACAGTTCCTAAAa GATAATGAAATTGAAGTAGTTCCACATTATATGGTTGCACAGAAAGAACAGGTTAAAGAAAAAGATAAGCCAGTATGGACAAAGAAACATACACTCCCTGAAGTAACAACTTCGTGGCATAATTATATGTGCAAAGCAGTTATTCAAGACTTAAAGCATTCTATATTGCAAGTATCTGAAGGTCCATATGATGAGAGAATAATATCAGCTCTTCCGACTTCTCATTTTGAGTTTCCTAATGGCTACAATCAA gaaTTTGGCAATGAAAGATTCAAAATACCAGAAGCTTTATTTGATCCAAGTGCTAGTATGGGTGGTTCTATGTTGGGCGTGAGTCATATCGTTACCACAAGTGTTGGAATGTGTGATGTGGATGTAAGACCAGCCTTATACAATAACGTTATTGTCACTGGAGGAAATTCGTTTttacaa GGTTTTCCCGAAAGATTAAACCGAGATCTTTCTGCTCGTATACCAGCTAGCATGAGGTTGAAATTGATAGCACCTAATGGATCCACTGAAAGAAGATTTGGTGCTTGGATTGGTGGTTCAATATTAGCATCTATTGGAACTTTTCAACAAATGTGGATTAGTCATCAAGAATTCAAAGAAGGAGGTAAAAGTCAAATTGATCGCAAGTGCccataa